The Longimicrobiaceae bacterium genome has a window encoding:
- the gatA gene encoding Asp-tRNA(Asn)/Glu-tRNA(Gln) amidotransferase subunit GatA, whose protein sequence is MHLMRRAGVELAGEVNAGVLRPTELVQAAEDAYAASERGPAALNAFISVDFLSARRRAEGMEEEMRKGAPALALAGVPVALKDNLCTTEMPTTCGSRILEGYVSPFDATVVRLLREAGAIPVGKTNMDEFAMGSSTEHSAYGPVRNPLDPSRVPGGSSGGSAAAVAAGVVPFALGSDTGGSVRQPAAFCGIVGIKPTYGAVSRYGLVSFASSLDQVGTFGRTVTDAAVLLEVISGHDPLDATSVARAVPDYRVALGHGVEGMTIGVPEEYFAAALDPRVGAACRAALHVLEGMGAEVREISLPHTRHAVAAYQVVASAEASSNLARFDGIHFGRRAPDAATLDEVYERTRALFGAEAKRRIVLGTYVLSAGYYDAYYARAQQVRALVARDFQWAFASGVDAVFTPTTPTTAFRIGEVSDPYEMYLADAFTVPASLAGLPALSLPVGDVDGLPVGGQLIAAPWHEPKLIRIAHALETALAQRAAET, encoded by the coding sequence GTGCACCTCATGCGGCGGGCGGGCGTGGAGCTGGCGGGCGAGGTCAACGCCGGCGTCCTGCGCCCCACGGAGCTGGTGCAGGCCGCGGAAGACGCCTACGCCGCGTCCGAGCGCGGGCCGGCGGCCCTGAACGCCTTCATCTCCGTCGACTTCCTTTCCGCCCGCCGCCGCGCGGAGGGCATGGAGGAGGAGATGCGGAAGGGCGCGCCCGCGCTGGCGCTCGCTGGCGTGCCGGTGGCGCTCAAGGACAACCTCTGCACCACCGAGATGCCGACCACGTGCGGGTCGCGAATCCTGGAGGGCTATGTCTCGCCGTTCGACGCCACGGTGGTGCGGCTGCTGCGCGAGGCGGGCGCCATCCCCGTGGGCAAGACCAACATGGATGAGTTCGCCATGGGCTCGTCCACCGAGCACTCGGCGTACGGGCCGGTGCGCAACCCGCTGGACCCGTCGCGTGTGCCGGGCGGCAGCTCCGGCGGCTCGGCGGCGGCGGTGGCGGCGGGCGTCGTGCCGTTCGCGCTGGGCTCGGACACGGGCGGATCGGTGCGCCAGCCGGCGGCGTTCTGCGGCATCGTGGGGATCAAGCCCACGTACGGCGCCGTGTCGCGCTACGGACTGGTGTCGTTCGCGTCGTCGCTGGACCAGGTGGGCACGTTCGGGCGTACGGTAACCGACGCCGCGGTGCTGCTGGAGGTCATCTCCGGGCACGACCCGCTGGACGCGACCTCGGTGGCGCGCGCTGTGCCGGACTACCGCGTGGCGCTGGGGCACGGCGTGGAGGGGATGACCATCGGCGTGCCGGAGGAATACTTCGCCGCCGCGCTGGACCCGCGCGTGGGCGCCGCCTGCCGCGCGGCGCTGCACGTGCTGGAAGGCATGGGCGCGGAGGTGCGCGAGATCTCGCTGCCGCACACGCGGCACGCCGTGGCCGCGTACCAGGTCGTCGCGTCGGCCGAGGCGTCGTCGAACCTGGCGCGCTTCGACGGGATCCACTTCGGCCGCCGCGCGCCCGATGCCGCCACGCTCGACGAAGTCTACGAGCGCACCCGCGCCCTCTTCGGCGCCGAGGCGAAGCGCCGCATCGTCCTGGGCACGTACGTCCTCTCCGCCGGCTACTACGACGCGTACTACGCCCGCGCCCAGCAGGTGCGGGCGCTGGTCGCGCGCGACTTCCAGTGGGCGTTCGCATCCGGCGTCGATGCGGTGTTCACCCCGACGACGCCGACGACGGCCTTCCGCATCGGCGAGGTCAGCGACCCGTACGAGATGTACCTGGCCGACGCCTTCACCGTCCCGGCGAGCCTGGCCGGCCTCCCCGCGCTCTCCCTGCCGGTGGGCGATGTGGACGGCCTCCCCGTGGGCGGCCAGCTCATCGCCGCGCCGTGGCACGAGCCCAAGCTCATCCGCATCGCCCACGCCCTGGAGACGGCGCTGGCGCAACGCGCGGCCGAAACGTGA
- a CDS encoding aspartyl/glutamyl-tRNA amidotransferase subunit C has translation MAVSPHEVAHVARLARLRLDPGEVDRLCADLGTILGHANELARVDVSDLEPPASGAAPCALRSDDGTAESMLRPPELIAPVWAHPFFSVPRLASHAAIPAQEQA, from the coding sequence ATGGCCGTAAGTCCCCACGAGGTGGCGCACGTCGCGCGGCTGGCGCGCCTGCGCCTGGACCCGGGCGAGGTGGACCGGCTGTGCGCCGACCTGGGCACCATCCTGGGCCACGCGAACGAGCTCGCCCGCGTGGACGTGAGCGACCTGGAGCCGCCCGCGTCCGGCGCCGCGCCGTGCGCCCTGCGGAGCGACGACGGCACCGCCGAGTCCATGCTGCGCCCCCCGGAGCTGATCGCGCCGGTGTGGGCGCATCCGTTCTTCAGCGTGCCCCGCCTCGCATCGCACGCCGCCATCCCCGCCCAGGAGCAGGCTTGA